Within Actinoplanes sp. L3-i22, the genomic segment CAGGCCAAATTTCCATCCGGACTGGATCACGCAGATGACACGATCACCGGAGCTGATTTCTACACCCGGAACCTGGTAGCTACTGATGTCTCGAACGTCTTCGACTCCAACCGGCTCCCCCGCTGCGATGTCTCGCGTTGCCGTGCCGGTGACCATCGGTTGGTACTCCGTGTAGACGTCCGCGGAACTGTCAGGGTGCAGCACTACGATGAAGTTGTAGCCGCCGCCGTGGAGTCCCGCCGGCGTCAAGAATCCTTGCTCTATCTGGTTGATGTAGAGGTAGAAGCGGGGATTGTCGGCTGTCATGCATGCCAGATTGACAATGGCAACATGCTCACCGTATTCGGCGCCGTGAACAGCAAAGCCCGCGAGGTCGCCCGCCTGGATCGTCACCTTTCGCATGCTTGCCCCGCATGTCCCAGATATCGCAATATCACCCAACCATAACGCTCGATGCAGCGGTCAACCTCATCGTGCAACGAAGCAAGGAGCGTTCAGCTCGCTCGCCGTGGGCGTCTCGCCGCGGGCGCTCGCTCGGACGGCCGAGATCCACGCGGTGCAGAGCACGAGCACCAGCACGGCGGCATGCCATGCCTGCCGTACCCGCCGCTCATCCCACACGCCCGGTCCCCTCCTCCGACCGCCCGAGCCTATCGCGCCGAGCCACACCCCCGGCGGTGTCGCTTACCTGCTTGTTCGTGCGGTCCGCCAGGAGTAGGCAGGCTACGTGGTGGTCGGCTCCGACGGGGCTTTCATCGCCGTCCTCATTCTCTGTGGACTGGTCTTCATCCCCACGACCGTTCTGTCCGTGCTCTTCCTGTCCGCCGGGCTGAGCATCCTGCGGGCCAAGGGTTACCGGCGCGCGGCGGCTTGGTGGGCGGTGGTCGCCGTGGCCGTCCCGCCGGCCCTCTGCTTCGCCGTAGTGCTCGAGGTCATCGCGGATCGGCCTTCTCCACCGACCGATGTGGCACCCCGCTCTGGATGGTGAAATCCGCGCGCGGGGCACGACCAACGTCGACGTCAACCAGCCGCTCTACACCGCCCTGACCCGGGTCGGCGGCGGCGATCCGCTGCGGCTGACGGTCGGGCCGGACGAACCGGCCGTCACCACACTGGATGGACACGTCGTCGAGAAACGCGTTCCGCTGCCCGAGCGCTGGCTGCGCGGTCTCGCCGAGGCCGGATTCCTCGCCGCCGGGTTCGACCTGCGCGCGGAGGTTCCCGGCGGGCAGGCCGCACAGCTGCTGCACCGGCTGCCCGCCAACCGCGGCGACGATCGCGGGCTGGTCCCGGCCGGGCGGCTCGGTGCGCGCCACCACCGCCGCGTCGCCGGGCGCCGTGTGCCTGGCGGGTGCGCACCGGCTCGGCCTCTTCCGGCCGCTGCTGCCGTTCACCCGCACCCTGCGGCTATACGGACCGCCCGTGGCCGCGGGCAGCGGGCCGGTCGCGAGCGGATTCGCTGGCCATCCGCGTCCAGCTTGCCCGTTTGCTCTAGCGCAGGTGCCCGGAGGCGTTAAATGGCGTTTTGAGGGGGATTCAATCGAGGTGCGGGTTAGATCCAAGTTTTTGCTTCTCGGGCGAAACAGGGCCAGGGCTGGATTCCCATTCGCAGGTCGCCGTTGAGTATCGCGGCGACCTGTTGGCTCCAGGTCCGCAGGTCGATCAACTCCAGCATCAGGCACCTGATCGCAGAGAAGTTAAGCGTGCACGACAACCTCCGGTTGCCGATACGTCTTGACACATCTAGCAGCGGCGCATCGACGTTCTCGGTACCGTCCAGCCGCTGAAGCCATTGAGCTTCGACCCCAGCCTTGGACAGCGCGTCGATGATCGTGTGCGGGTTCATGCACACGACGAAGAACATGCCGTCTGCAATGAGGCTTGCCGCGGCCCCGGCGCTGACCGGGTAGATCGCCCACGGCGGGCCTGCCCGGTGGTTACCGGCATTGTCGATGCTCGGCAAGGTCAGCGTGTGTCCCGGATCGTCGGCGCCGATACGGCCACGAACGCGGGCGAGTTCAGTGTCGAGCCGGGCCGAGAACCGCTCCGGGGTAAAGTGGTCGGCCGCTGTGTACTGGCTGACTGCCACGACCGCTCGACCGGACGAGACCCGACCGCCGACGATCCCCGTGCGGGCGTGGGCTAGGTCGAGTAGCTCTCGTAACCCGCCCAGGTCGGTTCGGTAGTCGATGCCAGTGCGTACAGGGAAGTGGCCGCTGGGTAGTGCACCGGTTTGATCGGCGAGCACGTGGGATGTAGCGGCAAGCAACTCGTCCTGGGCGGAAAGCCGGTATCGCTCGTTGGACTTGATCTCACGGAGTTCGGCGTAGCCGTCGTGGCCGAACATAGTCAGGTCTCCGACGCGAATGACGTTGGTCAGATCGTGGTGCAAAACGAACTGGCGGCGGTCGGCCCAGGCCGTCTCGATGGCCTCTAGTTCTTTTTCTAGACCGGCTTTGCCGTACATCATGCCGGGCGCCTCCGCTCGGGAGAGCGCGACAATGATGGCGCGGTCGTAGTGGAACACCTTCCAGGCGAGAGCGTCCGCGACGGTCTTGAGCTGGCGCCAGATCCGCTCGTACACGTCGCCCTCGAACGCCCAGGACGCTTCCGCGGTGCGGTCACGGTCGGTGCCGAGTTCGGGAGCGTCGGAGCTGATCGACTTGTGCCTGCGTAGTCGTTTCATCTGCTGGCTGATCGCGCTGCGGCGCCGCTCCACCTCAAGGACGCGGTCACGCAACTGCCTTTGGAAGGCGTACAGGTCCTCCGGAGTGCGGCAGGCGCGCAGGTCCTGGATAAGGGCGACCATGGCGTTGAGGGTTTGCTGGTGTGCGGGGTGGGTTAGAACGTCGTCGCTGTCCGCACGGTCCATCAATCTGGCGCGCACGGGTCCTCCTGTTGCTGACGGTTCACCGATAGGCATCATCAGGTGCTTGCGTCCTGCCGGGCAAGCGAGTTCACCCGCGAGCCAGCGACCGCTGGCCACTTGCGACGGATGTGATGGCCGAGAACCTGACGGCTCCTGCCACCGAGTGGAGGTCAGCCGGCGCCTGAACGCTCGACAGAGCACTCGACCCATGAGGAAGAGGTCATGGGAGCAGACGTAGTAAAGAGGTCACGCGGTTCGACGCTGTTGAGCTGCATAGACGTGCTCTTCGACGCTGTTGGGCGCCGTTCGATGGAGCACTCCTGTGTGAAAGTGGTTCACACAAGCCGCCGACCAGTACAAATGCAAGTATCTGCGGATGAAAGGACGCTGCTGGGCGCTGTTCGACACCGTTCACAGCCGCCCGCCGCTGTTGGTGACAACCCCATCTGCTCCCCGGCCGATTACTGGTTTGGGGAGCAACACCGGACGGATCCCGCCGCGCAACCCGAATTCACCGTCACAGCGCTCCCCGCCACCACCAGTGATAGCTGCTGAGCAGGTAAAACGCGCTCCTCAGCGAAGGTGCAGTGCTCCCCGCCTTGCAGGCCTCGAGTCACCATCGCGATGCTTGTTACGCCGGCCGCGTGCCCTCGAGATGGCGCTGCCTCGGGAGCACGACGCCGCCCACGAAGAACGAAATGGCCGCTTTACGCCAACGGTGCTCCCTGGCCGGTCAGGCGCCAACCACCGCTACTCGTCGCCCCCTCCCGCATCCAGCCTTGACCATGATCGCGTGCACGGATTTGCTTGATGAGCGGACATCAAGACGATGCCGGGCATTACCCGCCGGGTCATCGGGCTAATTCGCGAACGGGGCGGCAAGTACCCGGCTCTGTTCGACGCTGTCCTCGCCGACGCCGGGATCACGGTCGCGCTCAGCGGCATCCACATGCCTCGCATGAACGCTGACATGGAACGTTGGGTGCGGACCTGCCACGAGCTGCTCGGCCGTACCTTGATCTCGAACCAGCGGCACCTGCTGCACGCGCTGCGCGAGTTCGAAATCTGCAACGAACATCGGCCACATCAAGGCACCGCCAACGCCCGAACACTCGCACCGCTGCCAGAACTGACCAAGGTTCCGGACCTGCTTGCCCGCCTGACCATCCACCGACCCGACCGCCTCGGCATTCCTCTACGAGTACCAACACGCCGCCTGAGCTGCCCGGACGGCAATATCGTCAGGCACAGCGTTGTCGGTCAAGCATTCCCGTCTTTCCCGGCTCGCCGCGTCCCTAGAACCGCAGCCGCCACCACCACCAGCGTGCACAGGAGGTACAGATTCCCCAGCAGCGTCCCGGGAATCCCCCGGCTTAGTTCCCGGCCGTGGCCGATCGGCATCGCTAGCAGCCCCGCACCGCTGAACACTACGACCACGCCGGCGAACGTCAACGCCGACCCCCAGTGGTCACGCCCGTCCCACGGGTGGCCCGCAAGCCGGCCGAGCAGGACCAGACACACGGGCGCCACCCAGACCCAATGGTGCGGCCAGGAGATCGGGCTGATCACCAGGCCGATCATGGCAGTCGACAGGATCGCCTCCAGCGGCCGGCCGGCGCTTTCGAACCGCCGGGCCAGCAGGATCGCCACGCCGAGGGAGAGTGCGACGAGCGCCAAACTGATGACGAAGGTGTACGGCCACGCCGCGGTGAGCCGATTGAGCACCGCGTTCAGCGACTGGTTCGCGGCATACGATGTACCCCACCGTTCCGCACACATGATCGCCGAGGTCCAGTACTCCGCGGAATCCGCCGGCAGCGCCGCTGCACCAAACGCCTGCAGAAAAGCGAAGGCGGTCAGCAAGCGCACGGCGTCCGCGTGACGCCCGGTCACCACCAGGTGCACGACGAAGATGAGTGGAGTCAACTTGATCGCGGCGGCCACGCCAGTTAGCAGCCCGCAGAACCGGGATCCGCGCAGATTTAGCACGTCGACGACGACGAACGCCATGATGACAAGGTTCACCTGGCCGAAGGCAATGGTCTCCCAGACCGGCTGAAGCGCCAGGGCGAACAGCACCGAGCCGCAGACGATCCGTTTCCGGCCAGTCCACGCCGGGCGGACATGACCGATCGTCGCGCGCACCACGACGCCCAGCGCCAGCGTCGACAGTGTTCCCATCAGCCCCCACGCGAGCTGTGGAGGAATCGCCGCCAGCGGCAGGAACCCGATGGAGGCAACCGGGGGATACGTGAACGGCAGCGGCGTCGCATCAAACGAGCCGTACAGCGGATGTCCGCGGGCAACCGCCTCCGCACCGGCCCGGTAGACGGCGCTGTCGATGCCCAACGGTTGCCGCTCGATCCACCGGGCCACCGCGATGCCGACGACGACGCAGACGGAAACGACCGACACAACCGGCGGACGGAGGAGACCACGACCGTGCACCGGCTTGG encodes:
- a CDS encoding glycosyltransferase 87 family protein, whose amino-acid sequence is MTKPVHGRGLLRPPVVSVVSVCVVVGIAVARWIERQPLGIDSAVYRAGAEAVARGHPLYGSFDATPLPFTYPPVASIGFLPLAAIPPQLAWGLMGTLSTLALGVVVRATIGHVRPAWTGRKRIVCGSVLFALALQPVWETIAFGQVNLVIMAFVVVDVLNLRGSRFCGLLTGVAAAIKLTPLIFVVHLVVTGRHADAVRLLTAFAFLQAFGAAALPADSAEYWTSAIMCAERWGTSYAANQSLNAVLNRLTAAWPYTFVISLALVALSLGVAILLARRFESAGRPLEAILSTAMIGLVISPISWPHHWVWVAPVCLVLLGRLAGHPWDGRDHWGSALTFAGVVVVFSGAGLLAMPIGHGRELSRGIPGTLLGNLYLLCTLVVVAAAVLGTRRAGKDGNA